GTGGTTATTTCTTACCTATACCTAACAATCCTGAAGCTTCTTACACAGGTCAACCAGCCAAAGTGTCCCACACCTTTCCGTGTCACCATGGACACAACAGCAGCTGCTGGGTCCAGGCACAGACATCACCCTGGACCTTCCCAACATTGTCTCACATCTTTCAATTCTAAATTAGCAATCCCCAAatcttaaaaaagggggaatcatATTTCCTTCAGAGAATTTATTTTACTCCATTTGAGAAAAGTAAAGGACACAGATATTAATTTTTTGCCTAGCAAGAGTGATTTTCCAATGGGACTCTTCTGGTGAAGTTAATGGtaacaaatatttaagaaatctaTCTTTCATCAAAACATTTATACGATAATAAGTTTCCTGTTTCAAGCCTCACAAGTTAATTTTGTCCTTAAATTATTTTGGTctattaagaaaatatttaattttgaagCTACTTTAAATGTGCTAAGTGAACACATTGTTTCTTCACACAAACTGAGAGGAAAGAAATTGGAAACCTATTTGGTGAGTTCTCTTCTGCCACCCTCCCCTCCTCTTACACATGAGATCTCCTAAGCTTATCTCTAGGCCTAAGGTGTCAAGTGCCATGACTAGCCCTGAAGCTCAGTGTTGGTGCAGTGTTTTCCTCCCTCTCCACAGACCTTTCAGAGACTAAGCCACCAGCCACCTCGGCCCCCTCCCTACTGTGACACAGCTGACTGACTCCCAGGCAGCAGCATGCTCTCACCATCTATCCCTGCTGCCTTGATCAGCAAACCTGAGGCCCCTTCCTCCCTCAGGTATCAAGCCTCCTCTTTACAGACTTTCACAGCCAGAACCACTTACTGTGGTTTTGTATAAACCCCCTAAAGGACCACATGTTAAAAGGTGTGGTCCTTGGCTTGACACTGGTGGACCAAGCTGGTTTGGGAGGTGATGGACTCTACCAGGTAGGGCCTACTGGGGGGAAGTTAACTCACTTGGGATGTGTCCTTGAAGGGGTAGTGGGACCCTGaaccttcctctctctctgcttcccagctgtcATGAGGTGAAGTTTTCTCTACTAAGAAACAGCAGATTAACCAAactgaagcctctgaaaccatgagtcaaaccATTCCTCCTCAGAAGATGTTtacctcaggtattctgttacagcAAAGAAAACCTTACTAACACACACCTCCAGCCCTGCCATATGTGTCTGGTCTTTAACATTATGAGCCACATGGTACACAGAAGGTTACTCTAGGGACATCACCCAAAGAAAAGAGGACAAGTGCCTTCTCATGCTGTGGCTCTAGTATTCCTAAGAATGGAGTCAGGAAGTAGCAGAAGGAATCATGTTTCAGGTATGCACAGAGACTTAGCAGTCTAGCCTAATGACTGCTCAGCCTCAGAAGTACATGTGCTAGAACTTTGGTGACTAGCATGCTGCCTTTTTGCCACATGCAAGCCAGCAAGAGCTCTTTCCAAGAATGCTGACTGGAGACCCCACATAGCCATCACCAGGTGGATGCTCATGACTGTGAAACTGGGCAATGGCTCCTATGTGTTTGGCTTAAGACATGCCTGTGTGTCAGACAAAACAATTCTAGATATGAAGAACAGAATGGCGTTTACCCAATAGCATGGCATTTAGGACTTGGAATTTTTTCAATTCTACAAGTGGCACTGCTAACTGAAGAGGCAAACACGAAGCACAGCTTGTTATAATTGTTCATTATCACTCTAACACAGGGTGACATGTGGATACTATTCCATAGCACCTTCGCCAGGGAAACATGGAACAAACTTAGAGCCAGGCCTACTCCCCCCTTCATAGCAGGTGGGAACACATTAGTAAGGCAACCCAAACCAATTGTGGGGCATGCACTGAATGGGTCCCTTGGCCAGGCCATTCCTGCCACTCTGAGCATATCCATGCAGAGACCCATGCAGAACTACTGTGAAAGCACACACAGTCAGTCCACTAAATGCCTTCAAGAAGTGGCCATCAGTCACATGTAAACATCTCTCTTACACACCTCTCTGGATATGGAGGCTGAGGGTGGTGGTATTTGGGATCCTGAGGCCTTAGGTTAGATGAGGCCATTGCTCAGGATCAGTGCAATAGAGAAAACTGTGGTGACTTGTGAAATGCATCCATATATCCCAGGAACCAAAACGTAGCACCTTTAGGATATGGCCAGTGACAGCTGATACATCAAGTCCAACTGCTAAAGCTGGGCTGATTATCCATAAACAACAGCCTACTTCTTTGCCTGAGTGTTCTGACTGGACTGGCTGGCTGGCTGAAGAGTTGATGGTGGCCTTTGGAATTTGAAAATCTGGGGCTTAACCTGGAACCACACTCAATGCCATTGAGCCATTATGAACAGCAGTTGTGTTCAGGTTATTAGGGATGTCCTCAGGAGCCTGTATTTTAAAATAGACCAAATAAAACACTGGCAACACAATCCCAATTAGAAGCATGATGAAAACAGCATTCCACCACTGAATCCCACAGTCTGCTCCATCTGTCAGTGTCTTCGGAGGAGCTGGGAGCAGTGGCTGATCAGAGGTCTCTGTGCAGTAGCTCTCACTTAGGAAGATCTCTGACTGCGCTGCACGCTCAATATTCTGATCAATCCCTTTAAAGAAATCTGTCAGTTGGCTGGCCTGGGCATCAGCTGCTATGGTAGCTCTGTCTACATCTGGTAATTCCACAAAGGTCACTGTGGTCTCTGTGGATGGTTCTGGAAGAGGTTTCAGTTCTTTGTGGGTCTCTGTTAGGATCCCATGGTTTTTCACTGGAATCTTAATAGATTTCAAAGCATATAAATCTTGTTCTCTGATGAAGTTGTTGACTTTCTTGATATCTGCGACCTAGGAATGCCATGAAAAGACACATTATAAAATCTATATACCTCCTTAAAACTAATACCCAACCCTTCACCTTTTGGGGTGATGAGCCAAGTCCATCCCAGTTAAGCTGAGGAAGGCTGGGAAACTACACTGCATGCTGAATTAGTTTAGGTAACTTGGGTTGTTCTGTTGTtgggagttttgtttgttttctggtttTTACTCAGCCTTCATGAATAGCTTAGTAAATCAAATATGCCTATAGATAGATATACAAGTCTGAACAATCTTAAGACAGGTTTTGGAAACAAAGTGTGATTAAACAAAATGCTTTTAGGTGAAACACAGTCATGACACTAAAATGAACACTGGAGCTCTTTGTATTTCCTCTAACTTTTGAGGCAACAGTGCCCCCATTCGGAAATCCCGCTCACAGCAGAAGCCAATTAAGTAACTGCCAGACATTAGCAAGCCAAAGCCTCTGCCACCTCTAAGGACACATTCAGAATCTAGATTATCTGTAATACCTTTTAACTGATGTGCCCTCAAGGACTTTCACAGGAGTACTACAGGGTATATGAACTTATTTTTCAGATAATAAAATTATAGGGCATCTaaacttatttttcaaatatatattgaaGAGATCTCAATACTTCTTATCATTTGAAATATAGAAAATCAATCTAGTTGGAAGTTATGGACTGATTTCCTATTTCAAACTTAGGTGAAAGAACTATGGCTGAGAGTTTTATTAAGTAACACAAAGTTCATAATAAACTCCTCTTGTAATTAAAACCTTAACATTTAAGAAGGGGGAaatgggagctggggttgtagctcagtggtagagtgcttgcctagcatgcatgaggcactgtttcgatacctggcaccacataaaaataaataaataaataaataaaaataaaggtgttaaaAGACCAATTTTGGGGAAAAGCGGGGGAATGTAAGTGAAAAAGTAAATTCCCCCACAAGCTAATGTTTGAAAAATTTCCAAAAGCATGTGAAATGGACTCAAAAGCCCATTTTAACTAGAAGTTTTAACTCAAAAGCCCATTTTAACTAGAATGTAAATATAGTCCCCAGACTTTTAGTCAGAAACTCATTCAAATCAATCATGTCAGTGACTGAAATTTTTTAACAACTGCTTTTGGCATTTCATTGAATCATATGGGGgaaattttttattctgaaattaaTGAAAGTAGGAAATACTTGAGactcttttatttttgttctctATTAAACTAACAGCAAATTTATTTACTAAAAATAGTAAAACTGATTAGTTACTGGAGgcattatatattatttatggatTTATTAGTCATCACTATTCCAATAGGCCTACTTCACCTATGTAGGCCTTTGTAGAGTAGGATTTATTTTTCAGTCCATGTTCTATAAACATACATTATGCCTATACAAGCTGAAGATAAGAGTCAAACAAATGTCAGTACAATTGAAAGATGCTATGTGTCCCTGGGGACCAGCCTGTAGTTCTTTGGAAAAGATCCAAACACCACACACAATCTTTTTAATCATGTAAACCATGTTAGATAAATGACAGATATTTTaagagggaattttttttttgttgttttttactaAATAGCTTATATAGCCTTAGAGAAGTTCACAGAAATCTGTAGTACAGTGGTAGCAAAATGAAATGAACAgtttcaatctaggagaaaatgccatgattctatAAATACTTTTCCTACTTACTTTGCCATTGTTAATCACTCTGAATGCTAAAAACAtaattaaagagaaaaacaaGGTTATACAGAATACAAAGCATAGAGGCTAAACCATGCAGTTCTAAAATAGAGAAGGGAAAACTTTACTAGTCAAATAAATTactgtcaagaaaaaaaaaatcaaagtagcaATAAAAGCAAGCATGCTAAAGAAATCTTAGATAACTTCTGCCTGGTGTCTCCAGCCCCCTTAGGTCTTAAATAAGATATgctcaaaagaaaaagtaaagtcTCAGAATTTTAATGGGAAGAGACAGGGCAGAGTCAAACTACTCTGAGAGGCAAATGCACTATGGCCTGAGGTTCCTAACTAACCTCATTTCTGAGCCCAGCGTGCAGAACTAAAGATACTTGTACCAACCTTCCAACTCTGGCTAAAATGGGAGTCCTTGGCTGCTACAATAAGCCTCTGGCCACTTATTAGGGGTCAGCAAGGGTAACAAATAAGTTACTCTATGTTCCTCTAAATACAAGGCGACAAAGTATTTGGTGGGTATCTTACTTTGCAGCCATACTGAAGAGCCAGCTTGTTGAGGTTGTCCTCCTGGGCCAGCTCCCGTTGGAGCAGcaccatgtcacctgctccaggcTTGTGAGGGTGGTGAACACTGTTCTTCTGGCGTTCCTTGCCCCGTGGCCGTAGAACAACATGTTGAGACTCTTCCTCAGAG
This region of Callospermophilus lateralis isolate mCalLat2 chromosome 3, mCalLat2.hap1, whole genome shotgun sequence genomic DNA includes:
- the Lysmd4 gene encoding lysM and putative peptidoglycan-binding domain-containing protein 4, which codes for MRHFSLMKPRKNEYTLYGINPGIWFSVKMRQKGMLTKTLQGPAVVRTTPSSHIYVFKNGSGDSGDSSEEESQHVVLRPRGKERQKNSVHHPHKPGAGDMVLLQRELAQEDNLNKLALQYGCKVADIKKVNNFIREQDLYALKSIKIPVKNHGILTETHKELKPLPEPSTETTVTFVELPDVDRATIAADAQASQLTDFFKGIDQNIERAAQSEIFLSESYCTETSDQPLLPAPPKTLTDGADCGIQWWNAVFIMLLIGIVLPVFYLVYFKIQAPEDIPNNLNTTAVHNGSMALSVVPG